From Myxocyprinus asiaticus isolate MX2 ecotype Aquarium Trade chromosome 25, UBuf_Myxa_2, whole genome shotgun sequence, one genomic window encodes:
- the LOC127415951 gene encoding dnaJ homolog subfamily C member 5-like isoform X2 — protein MADAKQPSDRPQRKMSTTGDSLYKVLGLEKGASAEDIKRAYRKLALKYHPDKNPDNPEAADKFKEINNANSILTDETKRKIYNEYGSMGLYVSEQFGEESVKYYFLMSKWWFKAMVVCCGVFSCCCCCCCCCFCCGKCKPPEEDENYQYVDPEDLEAQIKAELDGGGETIIIVQPIPSPAPEISSETSPDSK, from the exons ATGGCTGATGCCAAGCAGCCTTCTGACAGGCCTCAGAGGAAGATGTCCACTACAGGGGACAGTTTATACAAGGTGCTGGGACTGGAAAAAGGGGCCTCAGCGGAGGACATTAAAAGAGCCTACAG AAAACTGGCTCTGAAATACCATCCAGACAAAAATCCAGACAACCCAGAAGCCGCTGACAAGTTTAAAGAAATCAACAACGCCAACTCGATCCTCACCGATGAGACCAAGCGCAAGATCTACAATGAATACGGTTCCATGGGGCTCTATGTGTCCGAGCAGTTTGGAGAAGAAAGTGTCAAATACTACTTCCTCATGTCAAAATGGTGGTTCAAG GCAATGGTTGTATGCTGTGGAGTCTTCTcctgttgctgctgctgttgttgctgttgtttctGCTGTGGAAAGTGCAAACCACCAGAGGAAGATGAGAACTACCAGTACGTGGACCCAGAAGACCTGGAAGCCCAGATCAAAGCAGAGCTGGATGGAGGAG GTGAAACTATAATTATCGTCCAGCCTATACCTAGTCCTGCTCCAGAAATCTCCAGTGAAACTTCACCAGATTCAAAATGA